A genome region from Thermococcus onnurineus NA1 includes the following:
- a CDS encoding MATE family efflux transporter, translating to MDGDKRDKIDAMRQQIVEGHVEKTLIKLASPLIINNLVQVLYNLTDTFWLGKLGREELSAPGTAWPLVWFFMSIGMGFAIAGFAFVSQYVGAKRYDEANRAAGSLYSLMMIFSAIVAVVGVLIAPLAMDFMNVTPEVYDYALSYTRIVFIGIPFSFTLFAFNFLLRAIGDTKTPMKINAFTVFLNIVLDPFLIFGWLGFPELGVVGAAVATMVSNSIGSLIGGYLLFTGKVGIHLTLENLKPNWDFYKRIFRVGIPSSVGFSTDALGFVVLTRIIYGYGTVAFATYSIANRLINFMFAFANGISQAMGTMVGQNVGAEKYERAKKIAEKAMLINFIILSAGTAIVIIFRPQIFGFFLEDPEVLAESVKFVKYFAVSLPFFGILSAVSNVFQSAGHTKKAMVLGMIRLWILRIPLAYGLGLFLNDTIGVWLGMGLSNILSALFALAWFLQGSWMRKIIEKAP from the coding sequence ATGGATGGCGACAAAAGGGACAAAATAGATGCGATGAGGCAGCAAATCGTCGAGGGACACGTGGAGAAGACCCTCATCAAGTTAGCTTCCCCGCTCATAATCAACAACTTAGTGCAGGTTCTTTACAACCTCACGGATACCTTCTGGCTCGGCAAGCTCGGCAGGGAAGAGCTCTCCGCACCGGGGACCGCGTGGCCCCTCGTGTGGTTCTTTATGAGCATAGGGATGGGCTTCGCCATAGCAGGCTTTGCCTTCGTGAGCCAGTACGTGGGAGCCAAGAGGTACGACGAAGCAAACAGGGCGGCGGGCTCCCTCTATTCCCTCATGATGATATTCTCTGCCATTGTGGCGGTCGTCGGTGTTCTGATAGCGCCTCTGGCGATGGATTTCATGAACGTCACGCCTGAGGTTTATGACTATGCCCTAAGCTACACGAGGATAGTCTTCATCGGAATACCCTTCTCTTTTACGCTCTTCGCTTTCAACTTCCTCCTGAGGGCTATAGGAGACACCAAGACGCCAATGAAGATAAACGCATTCACGGTCTTTCTTAACATAGTCCTAGACCCGTTTCTAATCTTTGGCTGGCTTGGCTTTCCGGAGCTGGGCGTCGTCGGAGCGGCTGTGGCTACGATGGTCTCAAACAGCATCGGCTCGCTCATAGGCGGCTACCTGCTCTTCACAGGCAAGGTTGGAATCCACCTAACGCTGGAAAACCTGAAGCCGAACTGGGACTTCTACAAGCGTATCTTCAGGGTGGGCATTCCATCAAGCGTTGGTTTCTCCACGGATGCTCTAGGCTTTGTTGTGCTTACAAGGATTATATACGGTTATGGAACTGTAGCCTTCGCAACGTACAGCATAGCCAACAGGCTGATCAACTTCATGTTCGCCTTTGCCAACGGCATAAGCCAGGCCATGGGTACGATGGTAGGTCAGAACGTTGGGGCAGAGAAGTACGAGAGGGCCAAGAAGATAGCCGAAAAAGCGATGCTCATCAACTTCATAATCCTGAGTGCTGGAACGGCCATAGTCATAATTTTCAGGCCGCAGATATTCGGCTTCTTCCTAGAGGACCCAGAAGTTTTAGCGGAGAGCGTTAAGTTCGTGAAGTACTTCGCGGTCTCGCTGCCCTTCTTCGGCATACTCTCCGCGGTAAGCAACGTCTTTCAGAGCGCTGGCCACACTAAGAAGGCCATGGTGCTTGGCATGATAAGGCTCTGGATCCTGAGAATTCCTCTCGCTTACGGTCTCGGGCTGTTCCTGAATGACACCATTGGAGTCTGGCTCGGTATGGGGCTAAGCAACATCCTTAGCGCGCTGTTTGCCCTCGCTTGGTTCCTCCAGGGAAGCTGGATGAGAAAAATAATAGAAAAAGCACCATAA
- a CDS encoding DNA topoisomerase I: protein MVTLIIAEKPNVARKIAYALAEGRPVRKTIGKVPYYEFTRDGKRIIVAPAVGHLFSLAPKTKTYGYPVFDIEWVPVYVAEKGKSYAKDYIKALATLAKRADEFVVACDYDTEGEVIGYTALKYACGVDPSKAKRMKFSALTKKDLLKAWYNLESTINFGMADAGIARHVLDWYWGVNLSRALTSAIKRASGKWMVLSTGRVQGPTLKFLVDREKEIQNFKPTPYWVIKMVLEKNGQQYTAVYEKERILDENEAKRIVEEAKKGPAFVEKVDVKQQNRHPPVPFDLGTLQREAYSAFGYSPKKTLELAQKLYERGLTSYPRTSSQKLPKNLNFRSILQNLAKLPEYKPFAHELLGKERLKPVEGKKDDPAHPAIYPTGELPKPGELTKDEANLYDLIVRRFLALFMEPAVREIMKVIINSNGHRFILSGARTIKEGWLKVYGKYVKFDEAILPAFKEGEPVKVLQIKREKKKTKPPARYSPAAVIKRMEDLGIGTKATRAQILETLYSRGYIEGKKKIKVTPLGMRVVEALERNVPDIVSVELTRAFEEKMEEIMAGKADKDRVIEESKEQLIKILQQFKEKELDIGKVLMETTGTGVTTSKENAKRAGTVKELSETEEKDVKKTIEKGEKTPLVVGKCPKCGGDLVVRYNRKTGKRFVGCSNWPKCNVTYPLLQRGRIIPTNKTCCDGAPVVKIREKGREYEICLDMNCKDWKKGKK from the coding sequence ATGGTCACGCTCATTATCGCCGAGAAGCCTAACGTCGCGAGAAAGATAGCCTATGCCCTGGCAGAGGGTAGGCCGGTCAGGAAGACCATCGGTAAGGTTCCTTACTATGAGTTCACGCGCGACGGGAAGAGAATAATCGTAGCTCCGGCAGTTGGCCACCTCTTCTCGCTCGCCCCAAAGACGAAGACTTACGGTTATCCGGTCTTTGATATTGAATGGGTTCCTGTCTATGTTGCCGAGAAGGGCAAGAGTTACGCTAAAGACTACATCAAGGCTCTGGCAACTCTAGCCAAACGCGCCGACGAGTTTGTAGTTGCCTGCGACTACGATACCGAGGGTGAGGTTATCGGCTATACAGCCCTCAAATACGCCTGCGGCGTTGACCCCTCAAAGGCCAAGCGCATGAAGTTCTCCGCCTTAACGAAGAAGGACCTCCTAAAGGCCTGGTACAACCTGGAATCGACCATAAACTTTGGAATGGCCGACGCGGGAATAGCACGCCATGTCCTCGACTGGTACTGGGGAGTGAACCTCTCTCGCGCCCTAACCTCTGCGATAAAGCGCGCCAGTGGCAAGTGGATGGTTCTGAGCACCGGTAGAGTCCAGGGGCCCACTCTTAAGTTCCTCGTGGACAGGGAGAAGGAGATCCAGAACTTCAAACCCACGCCATACTGGGTCATTAAAATGGTTTTAGAGAAGAACGGCCAGCAGTACACGGCCGTTTACGAAAAGGAGCGCATCCTTGATGAAAATGAGGCCAAGCGCATCGTTGAAGAGGCCAAGAAGGGGCCGGCCTTCGTCGAGAAGGTTGATGTGAAGCAGCAGAACAGACATCCTCCGGTTCCCTTCGACCTCGGAACGCTCCAGAGGGAAGCATATTCAGCCTTTGGATACTCACCTAAAAAGACATTAGAGCTCGCACAGAAGCTGTATGAGCGCGGATTAACGAGCTATCCAAGGACAAGCTCGCAGAAACTCCCAAAGAACCTCAACTTCCGCTCCATACTCCAGAACCTGGCTAAGCTTCCGGAGTACAAGCCCTTTGCCCATGAGCTTCTGGGTAAGGAGAGGCTCAAACCTGTCGAAGGCAAGAAGGACGACCCAGCCCATCCTGCCATTTACCCTACAGGCGAGCTTCCAAAGCCGGGAGAGCTGACTAAAGACGAGGCCAATCTCTACGACCTAATCGTGAGGCGCTTTTTGGCTCTCTTTATGGAGCCGGCCGTTAGGGAGATAATGAAGGTCATTATAAACTCAAACGGTCACCGCTTCATTCTGAGCGGAGCCAGAACGATTAAGGAAGGGTGGCTCAAGGTTTATGGAAAGTATGTCAAGTTTGATGAGGCTATCCTGCCCGCCTTTAAGGAGGGCGAGCCTGTTAAGGTCCTCCAGATAAAGCGTGAGAAGAAGAAAACCAAGCCGCCGGCAAGATACTCTCCCGCAGCCGTAATCAAGAGGATGGAGGACCTCGGAATCGGAACCAAGGCAACGAGAGCTCAGATACTCGAAACGCTCTACAGTAGAGGCTACATCGAGGGTAAGAAGAAGATAAAGGTAACTCCCCTCGGCATGCGAGTCGTCGAGGCCTTGGAGCGGAACGTCCCGGACATAGTGAGCGTCGAGCTGACAAGGGCCTTCGAGGAGAAGATGGAGGAGATAATGGCTGGCAAGGCCGATAAAGACAGGGTTATAGAAGAGAGCAAGGAGCAGCTCATCAAGATTCTTCAGCAGTTCAAAGAAAAGGAGCTGGACATCGGAAAGGTCCTCATGGAAACTACGGGCACCGGTGTAACAACGAGCAAGGAAAATGCCAAGCGCGCTGGGACGGTGAAGGAACTCAGTGAGACCGAGGAAAAAGATGTGAAGAAGACCATTGAAAAGGGAGAAAAGACGCCCCTTGTCGTTGGCAAATGCCCTAAATGTGGCGGCGATTTGGTCGTCCGCTACAACAGAAAGACGGGGAAGAGATTCGTTGGCTGCTCGAACTGGCCGAAGTGCAACGTTACGTACCCACTCCTCCAGCGCGGGCGGATAATCCCAACGAACAAGACCTGCTGTGATGGTGCCCCTGTTGTCAAAATCCGCGAAAAGGGCAGGGAGTATGAGATTTGCCTGGATATGAACTGCAAGGACTGGAAGAAGGGAAAGAAGTGA
- a CDS encoding MATE family efflux transporter: MGGKKVQKMREEILQGPIEKTLFALSFPLIINNLVQVLYNLTDTFWLGRLGRAELSAPGTAWPMIGTLMALGMGFATAGFALVGQYVGAGRYDKANNAAGSLYSLVLIFATIVGVFGYFVTPYALHFMKVSESVYPYALAYTRIIFLGIPFAFTSFAFSFLLRAVGDTKTPMKLNLLTVAINVILDPILIFGWLGLPEMGIKGAALATITANSVGSLIGVYLLFSGRVGVHLTLESLKPNLEFYGKIFRIGLPSSVGQSANNFGFVVLTRIIFGFGDVAYAAYIITTRLVNVLTSIARGIGMGMGTMVAQNVGAEQYERAKKIAERTMMVNFAIASLSVLLIGIFREDIFRIFLNDPAVIAESEIVLKYFLISVPFFNGIFVVVTNVFRSAGHTKKSMTLSILRLWGLRVPLSYAFGYIPAITILGLTIPLAEFFDFTSKGVFFGMGLSNFIAAGVALIWFVRGTWMKRIIERW, encoded by the coding sequence ATGGGGGGCAAGAAAGTTCAGAAAATGCGCGAGGAGATACTCCAAGGGCCCATCGAGAAGACGCTTTTTGCGCTCTCATTTCCCCTAATAATCAACAACTTAGTGCAGGTTCTTTACAACCTCACGGATACCTTCTGGTTAGGACGCCTTGGTAGGGCAGAACTTTCAGCTCCTGGAACGGCATGGCCAATGATAGGGACTCTCATGGCTTTAGGCATGGGCTTTGCAACTGCCGGCTTTGCTCTGGTAGGCCAGTACGTTGGGGCCGGAAGATACGACAAGGCCAACAATGCAGCTGGCTCGCTTTACTCCCTTGTCCTCATATTTGCGACAATCGTTGGCGTATTCGGCTACTTCGTGACCCCCTATGCGCTTCATTTCATGAAGGTCTCGGAGAGCGTCTATCCCTACGCCCTGGCCTACACCCGAATAATCTTCCTCGGCATACCCTTTGCATTCACCAGCTTCGCCTTCAGCTTCCTTCTGAGGGCGGTTGGTGACACCAAAACGCCAATGAAGCTCAATCTTTTAACGGTTGCCATAAACGTAATTCTTGATCCGATACTTATCTTCGGCTGGCTCGGCCTTCCGGAGATGGGAATAAAGGGAGCCGCTCTGGCAACGATAACGGCCAACAGCGTCGGCTCACTCATCGGGGTGTATCTCCTCTTCAGCGGTAGGGTTGGGGTTCACCTGACACTTGAAAGCCTCAAGCCCAATCTGGAGTTCTACGGCAAGATATTCCGCATAGGACTACCCTCGAGTGTCGGGCAGTCGGCAAATAATTTTGGCTTCGTAGTTCTGACGAGGATTATATTTGGCTTCGGCGATGTAGCTTACGCTGCCTATATAATCACCACTCGCCTAGTGAACGTCCTCACGAGTATAGCAAGGGGAATAGGAATGGGAATGGGCACAATGGTCGCCCAGAACGTCGGTGCGGAGCAGTACGAAAGGGCCAAAAAGATAGCCGAGAGGACAATGATGGTGAACTTCGCGATAGCCTCGCTTTCAGTCCTCCTGATAGGGATCTTCCGGGAGGATATTTTCCGCATCTTCCTCAATGATCCAGCCGTTATAGCAGAGAGTGAGATAGTGCTCAAGTACTTCCTCATCTCAGTCCCATTTTTCAATGGCATCTTTGTCGTCGTGACCAACGTCTTTAGGAGTGCCGGCCATACCAAAAAGAGCATGACGCTGAGCATACTGCGCCTCTGGGGGCTCAGAGTACCTCTTAGCTACGCCTTTGGATATATACCGGCGATAACAATACTCGGACTCACGATACCCCTTGCCGAGTTCTTTGACTTCACCAGCAAGGGCGTCTTCTTCGGCATGGGATTGAGCAACTTTATAGCCGCAGGTGTTGCATTAATATGGTTCGTGCGGGGCACATGGATGAAAAGGATCATTGAAAGATGGTAA
- a CDS encoding glycosyltransferase family 39 protein yields MKTGTEKRYLSLLLVASFIIRLIPHRTLLLATYDEYLHRDITLRLAEQGLSAISKDIPSLLGLRAYSYPPLFHIIGAAVYKLFPSDYIFFILPPIYGTIAVFGFYLAFKELMEDRKRALLATALLAFAPNFIYRTGLYIPENLGLAMFSFSLLFLIKFLKTRRLKYLIVLGVLLGVYMLTHRGWIFFMMAAALIVFSYLWPTVKRNLHYFLALLVLAYIAYLQVEFINSLVADFFLRLQKTEVSFLGYFKWIGIIQLVFGALGTRYYLEKDPISRGFALWAWAFMLAGGISFRFRDPYATIPLAAMATDFLMDEVFPRVALLLRKSFEDIRGFGAGWIRKITAKKSFATAVIILMLLVPFAQGTYGAFNYINPPTISDKEAYQWVIDNTPENATILVWWDMGYLIIGNTHRKDVVIWKKVYQGFFGEAPTAMEASRAYNDHVVMFSSNQRERVYFLMKKYNVSYIFVDRTRLSYGLIKYGLMEYAPYDTHFKLEFCNGNAQIYSFIPEPELKPVDPFPLNYTGTYEPLVNFLEKFWTGYNYADFDDRYKAYFNLNAWMVELYTRLYEKTGDTAFKERTDWLLQWLSYKQMDNGAFPWGVPPNDFTLYTAYTLEPLRDINFDGKEKSIELLESREMEDYFMTTPKDEKGSLVVNAMLLPLYKELGILNETTEKNVLEGILKEQKRGGSWNDNVGTTVAIASGLARYYQLTGNETVLESIKKAAEWLRDQQEESGKLKAEKFEYAYSRATYAQMAYIYHIAGFTEDENRTIQFIFNTFDPNREVHPLDAVLTMYRHFSYAYGWDKAIGMLNELLELHSLIKFN; encoded by the coding sequence ATGAAAACTGGGACTGAAAAGCGTTACCTTTCACTGCTCCTCGTTGCGTCTTTTATCATTAGGCTGATACCTCACAGGACTCTTCTGCTGGCGACCTACGACGAGTACCTTCACAGAGACATAACACTGAGGCTCGCCGAGCAGGGATTAAGTGCGATATCAAAAGATATCCCATCCCTTCTCGGTCTGAGGGCCTACAGCTACCCACCGCTCTTCCACATCATCGGAGCAGCAGTGTATAAGCTGTTTCCCTCGGATTACATATTCTTCATACTCCCACCCATCTACGGCACCATAGCCGTGTTTGGCTTCTATCTAGCCTTTAAAGAGCTCATGGAAGATAGAAAGCGCGCACTCCTTGCGACGGCGCTTTTAGCTTTCGCTCCGAACTTCATATACAGGACTGGGCTCTACATCCCTGAGAACCTCGGACTGGCAATGTTCTCCTTCAGCCTGCTGTTCCTGATAAAGTTCCTGAAGACCAGGCGTCTCAAGTATCTGATAGTCCTCGGCGTTCTGCTTGGGGTGTACATGCTCACCCACAGGGGATGGATATTCTTCATGATGGCGGCCGCACTGATAGTTTTCTCGTACCTGTGGCCAACGGTAAAGAGGAACCTCCACTACTTCCTCGCCCTGCTAGTTCTGGCGTACATAGCATACCTCCAGGTCGAGTTCATTAACTCCCTTGTTGCAGACTTCTTCCTGAGGCTGCAGAAGACGGAAGTCAGCTTCTTGGGCTACTTCAAGTGGATAGGGATCATCCAGCTCGTATTTGGCGCTCTCGGAACGAGATATTACCTCGAAAAGGATCCCATAAGTAGGGGCTTTGCCCTTTGGGCCTGGGCATTTATGCTCGCCGGCGGTATCTCCTTCCGCTTCCGTGACCCCTACGCGACGATACCTCTCGCTGCCATGGCCACCGATTTCCTAATGGACGAAGTATTCCCAAGGGTGGCGTTACTCCTCAGGAAATCCTTTGAGGATATCCGGGGATTCGGAGCGGGCTGGATCAGGAAGATCACAGCAAAGAAGAGCTTCGCAACGGCAGTTATCATATTGATGCTCCTCGTTCCTTTCGCCCAGGGAACCTACGGTGCCTTCAATTACATCAACCCACCGACCATTAGCGACAAGGAGGCCTATCAGTGGGTTATCGACAACACCCCCGAGAACGCCACCATACTCGTCTGGTGGGACATGGGATATCTCATCATAGGCAACACCCATAGGAAGGATGTTGTCATCTGGAAAAAGGTCTACCAGGGCTTCTTTGGTGAGGCGCCAACAGCAATGGAAGCGAGCCGGGCGTACAACGACCACGTTGTGATGTTCAGCTCCAATCAGAGGGAGCGTGTCTATTTCCTCATGAAGAAATACAACGTGAGCTACATCTTCGTGGACAGGACAAGACTGAGCTACGGCCTTATCAAGTATGGCCTCATGGAGTACGCCCCCTATGATACCCACTTCAAGCTGGAGTTCTGCAACGGCAACGCCCAGATATACAGCTTCATTCCGGAGCCTGAACTGAAGCCGGTGGATCCCTTCCCGCTGAACTACACCGGAACCTATGAGCCTCTCGTGAACTTCCTGGAAAAGTTCTGGACTGGCTACAACTACGCTGACTTCGATGACCGCTACAAGGCCTACTTCAACCTCAACGCTTGGATGGTGGAGCTCTACACGAGGCTTTACGAGAAGACGGGAGATACGGCATTCAAGGAACGCACCGACTGGCTCCTACAATGGCTCTCTTACAAGCAGATGGACAACGGAGCCTTCCCGTGGGGCGTTCCACCGAATGATTTCACGCTCTACACGGCGTACACCCTTGAACCTCTGAGGGACATCAATTTCGATGGTAAAGAGAAGTCAATTGAGCTCCTCGAGAGCCGGGAGATGGAAGACTACTTCATGACGACGCCGAAGGACGAGAAGGGGTCACTTGTCGTCAACGCCATGTTACTTCCTCTCTACAAGGAGCTGGGAATACTCAACGAGACCACTGAGAAAAACGTGCTTGAGGGGATACTTAAAGAGCAGAAGAGGGGGGGCAGCTGGAACGATAACGTGGGAACGACCGTGGCGATAGCCTCAGGCCTCGCTAGGTACTATCAACTGACGGGCAATGAGACAGTTCTCGAGTCGATAAAGAAGGCCGCGGAGTGGCTGAGGGATCAGCAGGAAGAGAGTGGAAAGCTAAAGGCTGAGAAGTTTGAGTACGCCTACTCGCGCGCCACCTACGCTCAAATGGCCTATATATACCACATCGCTGGATTCACTGAGGATGAAAACAGGACGATACAGTTCATCTTCAACACCTTTGATCCCAACAGGGAAGTTCACCCACTAGACGCCGTTTTAACTATGTACCGCCACTTCAGTTACGCCTACGGCTGGGATAAAGCCATAGGGATGCTAAACGAACTGCTAGAGCTTCATTCGTTGATTAAATTTAATTAA
- the upp gene encoding uracil phosphoribosyltransferase produces the protein MIRDERWEGVYSFEDSPFIMEILTELRDENTGPIAFRKGLVKLGRYMAYEITKTMETERIKIKTPLEETDGILIADRRNVVIITVLRAAIPLMEGLIKVLDHARVGIVSASRGKAPKFEIEMKYVKVPQITEKDTVIIADPMIATGSTLIKVLDEVKKYGKAKRYVIVGVLAAPEGISRIKEAHPDVEMFVAAIDRELNEKGYILPGLGDAGDRAFGAPIKV, from the coding sequence ATGATCAGGGACGAACGCTGGGAAGGTGTCTACTCTTTTGAGGACTCCCCATTCATTATGGAGATTTTGACTGAGCTGAGAGATGAGAACACAGGCCCGATAGCCTTCAGGAAGGGTCTTGTCAAGCTTGGCAGATACATGGCCTACGAGATAACCAAGACAATGGAGACGGAGAGGATCAAGATAAAGACGCCCCTCGAAGAGACCGACGGGATCCTCATTGCCGACAGGCGTAACGTTGTCATAATAACCGTTCTGAGGGCAGCAATACCTCTTATGGAGGGACTCATTAAGGTCCTCGACCACGCCCGCGTGGGCATTGTCTCAGCCTCCCGCGGCAAGGCTCCGAAGTTCGAAATAGAGATGAAATACGTCAAGGTGCCCCAAATAACTGAGAAAGACACAGTCATCATAGCCGACCCTATGATAGCGACAGGCTCGACGCTGATTAAGGTTCTCGACGAGGTCAAGAAGTACGGAAAGGCTAAGCGCTACGTCATCGTCGGCGTCCTGGCCGCTCCAGAGGGAATAAGCAGGATAAAGGAAGCTCACCCCGACGTGGAGATGTTCGTCGCGGCGATAGACAGGGAGCTCAACGAAAAAGGCTACATCCTGCCGGGCCTTGGCGATGCTGGAGACAGAGCATTTGGGGCGCCGATTAAGGTCTGA
- the ppsA gene encoding phosphoenolpyruvate synthase, giving the protein MSEYKFIKWFEELGKKDVALVGGKGANLGELTNAGIPVPPGFCVTAEAYKYFVENVRVEDGRTLQEWILDIITQTNVDDSKQLQENTAKIREKIISMEMPAEIAKEIVDAYKKLSQRFNKDAVYVAVRSSATAEDLPEASFAGQQETYLDVYGEDDVLDKVKRCWASLWTARATFYRAKQGFDHSKVYLSAVVQKMVNSETSGVMFTANPVTNDRSEIMINAAWGLGEAVVSGAVSPDEYIVEKGTWKIKEKYIAKKEIMIVKNPETGKGTVTVKTAEYLGPEYVEKQVLTDEQILEVAKIGARIEEHYGWPQDIEWAYDKDDGKLYIVQSRPITTLKEEVKAEEAEMTEEMKVLLKGLGASPGIGAGKVVVIFDANDIDKVKEGDVLVTTMTNPDMVPAMKRASAIVTDEGGRTCHAAIVSRELGIPAVVGTKEATKVLKDGMLVTVDGTRGVVYEGIVKSLVKSEEEKAEGKVVVAGAPLITATEVKVNVSMPEVAERAAATGADGVGLLRAEHMILGIGAHPIKFIKEGREEELVEKLVEGIRKVVEAFYPRRVWYRTLDAPTNEFRELPGGEDEPEERNPMLGWRGIRRGLDQPELLKAEFKAIKRLVDEGYDNIGVMLPLVSHPEQIRKAKEIAMEVGLIPHKDVEWGVMIETPASALIIEDLIKEGLDFVSFGTNDLTQYTLAIDRDNERVFKLYDEKHPAVLKLIENVIKTCKKYGVETSICGQAGSDPKMVKLLVRMGIDSVSANPDAVELVRKTVAREEQKLMLEAARKRLFE; this is encoded by the coding sequence ATGAGCGAATACAAGTTTATAAAGTGGTTTGAGGAGCTTGGAAAGAAGGACGTTGCCCTTGTAGGTGGAAAGGGTGCAAACCTTGGTGAACTTACCAACGCAGGTATTCCGGTTCCACCCGGGTTCTGTGTTACTGCTGAGGCCTACAAGTACTTTGTTGAGAACGTCCGCGTTGAGGATGGTAGAACCCTTCAGGAGTGGATTCTGGACATCATCACCCAAACCAACGTTGATGACTCCAAGCAGCTCCAGGAGAACACCGCTAAGATAAGGGAGAAGATCATCTCCATGGAGATGCCCGCGGAGATAGCCAAGGAGATTGTTGACGCCTACAAGAAGCTCAGCCAGCGCTTCAACAAGGACGCCGTTTACGTTGCCGTCCGCTCTTCTGCCACCGCTGAGGACCTCCCAGAGGCTTCCTTCGCCGGCCAGCAGGAGACCTACCTCGACGTCTACGGCGAGGACGACGTTCTCGACAAGGTCAAGCGCTGCTGGGCCAGCCTCTGGACTGCAAGGGCCACCTTCTACAGGGCCAAGCAGGGCTTTGACCACAGCAAGGTCTACCTCAGCGCCGTCGTCCAGAAGATGGTCAACAGCGAGACCAGCGGTGTCATGTTCACTGCCAACCCGGTCACCAACGACAGGAGCGAGATCATGATCAACGCCGCCTGGGGCCTCGGTGAGGCCGTCGTCAGCGGTGCCGTTTCTCCGGACGAATACATCGTTGAGAAGGGTACCTGGAAGATTAAGGAGAAGTACATCGCCAAGAAGGAGATAATGATTGTCAAGAACCCCGAGACCGGCAAGGGAACCGTCACCGTTAAGACCGCCGAGTATCTCGGTCCAGAGTACGTCGAGAAGCAGGTCCTCACCGACGAGCAGATACTCGAGGTCGCCAAGATCGGTGCCAGGATCGAGGAGCACTATGGCTGGCCGCAGGATATCGAGTGGGCCTACGACAAGGACGACGGCAAGCTCTACATCGTCCAGTCCAGGCCGATTACGACCCTTAAGGAGGAGGTTAAGGCGGAGGAGGCCGAGATGACCGAGGAGATGAAGGTTCTCCTCAAGGGTCTTGGAGCCTCACCGGGCATTGGTGCCGGTAAGGTTGTCGTCATCTTCGACGCGAATGACATAGACAAGGTCAAAGAAGGCGATGTCCTCGTCACCACCATGACCAACCCGGACATGGTTCCGGCCATGAAGAGGGCCAGCGCTATCGTCACCGACGAGGGCGGAAGAACATGCCACGCCGCCATCGTTAGTAGGGAGCTTGGCATCCCAGCCGTCGTCGGTACCAAGGAGGCCACCAAGGTCCTCAAGGACGGCATGCTCGTTACCGTCGACGGTACCAGGGGTGTCGTCTACGAGGGCATAGTCAAGAGCCTCGTTAAGAGCGAAGAAGAGAAGGCCGAGGGTAAGGTCGTCGTTGCCGGTGCTCCACTCATCACCGCCACCGAGGTCAAGGTCAACGTCTCCATGCCGGAGGTCGCCGAGAGGGCCGCCGCCACCGGCGCCGACGGAGTTGGCCTCCTCAGGGCCGAGCACATGATCCTCGGCATCGGTGCCCACCCGATCAAGTTCATCAAGGAAGGCAGGGAGGAAGAGCTCGTTGAGAAGCTCGTCGAGGGCATCAGGAAGGTCGTTGAGGCCTTCTACCCGAGGAGGGTCTGGTACAGAACCCTTGACGCTCCGACCAACGAGTTCCGCGAGCTCCCAGGTGGCGAGGACGAGCCAGAAGAGAGGAACCCGATGCTTGGCTGGAGAGGCATCAGGCGCGGTCTCGACCAGCCTGAGCTCCTTAAGGCCGAGTTCAAGGCCATCAAGAGGCTCGTTGACGAGGGCTACGACAACATCGGTGTCATGCTCCCGCTCGTCAGCCACCCAGAGCAGATAAGGAAGGCCAAGGAGATAGCCATGGAGGTTGGCCTCATTCCGCACAAGGACGTCGAGTGGGGCGTCATGATCGAGACCCCGGCTTCAGCCCTCATCATCGAGGACCTCATCAAGGAGGGCCTTGACTTCGTCAGCTTCGGTACCAACGACCTCACCCAGTACACCCTCGCCATCGACAGGGACAACGAGCGCGTCTTCAAGCTCTACGACGAGAAGCACCCGGCCGTTCTCAAGCTCATCGAGAACGTCATAAAGACCTGCAAGAAATACGGCGTTGAGACCAGCATCTGTGGCCAGGCCGGCAGCGACCCGAAGATGGTCAAGCTCCTCGTCAGGATGGGCATCGACAGCGTCAGCGCCAACCCAGATGCTGTCGAGCTCGTCAGGAAGACCGTCGCCAGGGAAGAGCAGAAGCTCATGCTTGAGGCCGCCAGGAAGAGGCTCTTCGAGTGA